CCGCTCGAAGCGGCGCACCATGTCCAGACGCTCGCTCTCGCTGATGATGGAGGGAAGCACGAGTACCTTTAATGCGACCGTGCGCCCGATAGTCTCATCCTGTGCTTCGTAAACGTGCGCCATGCCCCCTACTCCCAGCTGGCGCACAATGCGGTATTTGCCGATGTGTGTGCCTATCACGGAAACCTCACCACTTTCGCTAACCTCTACTCTTATTGTCGGTTCATCATCATGCGTTCTTCTTCTCGCTGACGGTCGCGTTCCGCGATGGCTTGGCGCTTGTCATACAGCTTCTTGCCGCGCACGATGGCAATTTCCACCTTCGCATAACCGCGCTTGAAGTATGTCTTCAGCGGCACAATGGTCAGCCCTTTCACCTCTGCCTTGCCCATCAGGCGGTTTATCTCCCACCTGTGCAGGAGCAGCTTGCGAGGGCGCACCGGGTCAGGATTGTAGCGGTTGCCGTGTGAATAGGGGCTGATGTGCATGTTATACAGCCATACCTCGCCGTTTTGCACCTTGCAGTAGGCGTCCTGTAGATTCACCCTGCCCGCGCGAACCGACTTGACTTCCGTGCCAACCAGCGCAATACCCGCTTCGAAGGTCTCCAGTATCTCATAGTCGTGGTAGGCGCGACGATTCACCAGCACCACGCGGTCACCCGATTCCTTCGTTTGCTGCGACTTTCCTTTTGCCATAGCATTCCTATTATAGTTCATCATCCTGTCTGCAAGCAACCGAAGATTTGAAAGCTCCCCTTTCCCTGTGATACAATCCCTGTGGAGAACGTCAAGGTTCTCGCTGGCGAAACAAGAGGTTCCCCAATCCGCATAAACTATCGGCATACTCTTTCTAGGAGGTAACCATACGATGAACTGGCAACGAATCGCGGTTGTGACGGCGACGACCGTCGTCGTTCTCACCCTGGCATGGGCGCAGGTCTCGCCCGATAGTCAGAAGTGCAGTGCCCACATGAAGAAGGCGCTGAAGGCGGTACAGATGTATCTGCAGGAGTGGGACAACATGTTCCCGCCCGCTACCACCGCCCAGAAGCTCAGCGAGGCGTTGCAACCCTACGCAGCGGACAAGTACGTGCTGACCTGCCCCGTCACGCGCAAGGACTACAAAACCAACCCGCACATCACGTGGCGTCCAGCCAGCATGCACCCGAAGATGAGCGATGTGGTGGTGCTGTACGACGCAGTGCCGCACAAGGACAAAAAGTATCTGGTCGCTTACGCAGATGGGTCGGTGAAAGCCGTAACAGAAAAGGAACTGGCAGCCATTAAGCAGAAAGCAAGGCTAAAATAGGCTCGGCTGCTCTCCCGTCCGATGCGCCATCTCGTGCTGATACTGGGCGACCAGTTAGACCGACGCTCTGCCGCGCTGGATGGGTTTGACCCCAATTGCGATGCCGTCTGGATGGCGGAAGTCGCGGAAGAGGCAACCCATGTGTGGAGCCACAAGGCGCGAATCGCCATTTTCCTGAGCGCGATGCGCCACTTCCGCGACTGGCTGCGCCAGCAGGGATACACGGTTCACTACCACGCACTGGACGACCCCCACAACGGCGGCAGTTTCGCCACCGAACTTGCCCGCGCCGTGCGCACGCACCAGCCCCAGAAACTCATCGTCGTCGAGCCAGGCGAGTACCGCGTGCAACAGAGCCTGTTGCAGACAGCACGCGAACTCGGTGTGCCGCTGGAGGTGCGCCCCGACCGCCACTTCCTGATGACGCTGGACGAGTTTCGCCAGCACGCCGCCACACGCAAGCAGCTGCGTCTGGAGTTCTTCTACCGCGAGATGCGCCAGCGCACGGGCATCCTGATGGAGGGCAAGCAGCCCGTCGGCGGCGCGTGGAACTATGACGCCGAGAACCGCGAAGCCTTCGGCAAGCAGGGTCCAGGGCTTGTGCCCCAGCCCGTGCGCTTTATGCCCGACGCCATCACGGAAGAGGTGATCCGCTTGGTGGAGGCGCGTTTCCCCAGCCACCCCGGCAGCCTGCGCGACTTCGACTGGGCAGTCACGCCGGAGTACGCCGAACGCGCACTGGACGACTTCATCGAAAACCGCCTGCCGCTTTTCGGACCCTATCAGGACGCAATGTGGACAGGCGAGCCGTACCTGTACCACTCGCGCCTGTCGTCGGCTATCAACCTGAAACTGCTCGACCCGCGCGTGGCTATCCAGAAGGCGCTGGACGCCTACTATCAAAAACACGCGCCGTTGCAGAGCGTGGAGGGCTTTGTGCGCCAGCTGCTGGGCTGGCGCGAGTATATCCGCGGCGTCTACTGGCTGTATATGCCGGAGTACCTGGAGCGCAACGCGCTGCACGCCGACGCGAACCTGCCCGACTTCTACTGGACGGGCGAGACCGACATGAACTGCCTGCGCGAGGTGATTGGACAGACGCTGCGCTACGGCTTTGCGCACCACATCCAGCGGCTGATGGTCACGGGGCTGTATGCGCTGCTGCTGGGTGTGCAACCAAAGCAGATTCACGCCTGGTATCTGGCAATCTACGTGGACGCGGTGGAGTGGGTAGAGCTGCCGAATGTGTACGGGATGTCGCAGTTCGCCGACGGCGGGCTGATGTCTTCCAAGCCGTACATCGCCAGCGGAAAATACATCCAGCGGATGAGCAACTACTGCGCGGGGTGTCGCTACAAGCCCGACCGCGCCGTGGGCGAGGACGCCTGCCCGTTCACCACGCTGTACTGGGACTTCCTGATGCGCCACGAGGCACTGTTTGAGAACCATCCGCGCGTGGGGCAGCAGGTGCGCAACCTGCGCCGTCTCAGCGAGGCAGACCGCACAGCGATACGAGGGCAAGCTAGACGAATAAGGTATAATGCTCCTGACAACTGAGCCGTATCTTTTGCATCAAACGCCCGCAGTTTCGGGAAAAGACGTGGGGAGGCCCGACAAGCAATAAAGCCGGGCAAGAATACAGCCGTTTTCACCCCTCTCCCGCAGCGTCGGGAAAGGGTTGGGAGTGAGGGCACAGGAGACCTTATGCCGATACAACACAACCCATACGCGCAACGGCATTCGCTTTGGCTGAGGGGCAACCTGCACGCGCACACGACCCTCAGCGATGGAGAACTATCCCCCGATGATACGCTGAACGCCTTCGCAAAGCGAGGATACGACTTTGTGGCACTGACCGACCACGATATAGTCGCCTCTCCGAACGGGCTTCATCCACACATTCTTTTCTTGCCTGGCGTCGAACACAGCGCACAGCAGCACATCCTGCGGGTGAACGTGACCTCTACCCTACCCCACGACCTCAGCTACCAATCGGTCATAGACCTTACCCGACAGGAGGGTGGTTTAGTTATTCTCAATCACCCCAACTGGGGCGAAAACCTCGACCACTGGCGCAACGCACAAATGATCCAACTGGAACGCTATCACGGCATCGAAATCTACAACAACGTGATAGAGTATCTGGAGGGCAGTCCGTATGCACTCGACCGCTGGGACCTTCTGCTTTCGGAAGGCAAACAGGTGTGGGGATACGCCAACGAAGACACTCACCGCGTCTTTCAAATAGGAAGCGCATGGAACGCGGTGAACGTGCGCGAGCGTAGCAAGGAAGCGGTGCTGAACGCGCTGAAAGAGGGACGTTTCTACGCCTCCACAGGCGTCGTGCTGGAAGAGATAACAGTAGAGGACGGCTATTATCGGGTACGCGCCACAAACGCGAAGGAGATGCGATTGATCTCTCTGCACGGTGAGGTAGTGGAACATGTTGCTGGGAGCGTGGCTTCGTTCTCGCTCGACAAAGCCAGAAAGTATGCCCGCGTGGAAGCAATTGGCGAGGCAGGATCTCGCGCGTGGACACAACCAGTCTTTCTGGAGTAATCGGATGAGAACGTTTGTTGGTTTGCTGCTGTTCTTCGTAACCACCACTGCTTTCTCGCAAGAGATCTGGCATTTCCGCGCCACCATCGGCGTGGATGATGCCGTGCTGGGCAGACCCGGCGCAGCAATCTTCCGCGTGTTCGTGGGCGAGGAGAAGGTTTACGAAAGCCCCGTGATGAAACCGGGCGACAATCCCATCACGCTGCATGTTCCCTTAAAACGCGAGGATGTGCTGACGCTGGAGGTCGCCGACACTGGCGACGGCCACGGGGGCGACTGGGGCAACTGGTGCGACGCGCGCATCCAGGACGATTCGGGACAGACCACCATCTGGCTGAGCGACCTGAAGGAGCAGGTATTGCAGGAGTGGATTACCACGCGCAAAGACCGCAACATCGTGGGACAGCCGATGAAGCTGCGCGGGCGTGTCTACCTGCGGGGGCTGGGCACTATCTCTGGCTCGAAGATGCGCTATGTGGACTGGTACGAGCAGTGGCAACAGCGGGAGACTGAGCTGGACGCCGAGGAGCGCGCGGCGCAACAGCGGTTACAGTGGTTGCGCATCGAGGGCAACCTGCATGGTGCGCAGCTTCTGCGGAACGGCAAGATGGTGGAACGCCTGCCAATCACCGTCTCGCCCAACGACAGCATACAAATTCGGCTGACCAGCGTGAACGACAAGCCGCTGTTTTCACATCCCGTGTGGCGGGGCGTGCGGGCGCACACCGCACGGGGTACCGTGCTGTTAAGCCAGTGGATTCCCGACCGCATCCGATGGAACCTGTCCGCTGACGCTGGCGACCTGCCGGTTCTGGATGGTATGCCTTATGCGGGCATCTCATCCGCGCAAGGCGAGGTACAGGTGACGTATCGCCATCCGTTCAGCAACACCGCCCGATCACTTCCTGCGCCTCCACCTGCTGCACGGTATACCCTGAGCCTGTGGTGCGCGGTAAGGCAATCGCCGAGCGCGGCGCGCGCGACCAGCTATGTGGCGGTCTACGAAGGCGAGCATCTGCGGGCGCGCACCCCACTGCTAACCGCCAGCCGCGTCGTTCAGCTGTCGGCGGTGGCGCTGGATAGCAGCGCGCCACTGCGGGTTGTCATTGAAGTGGCAGGCGATGGCAATCTCGGTGACGAGGTGTATGTGGGCGGAACGGTGGCGGAGCGCAAAGGTTCTTATGCATTGCGCGTGACCAACCTTCCCTACCTGCTGGACAGAGCGGGACATGACGCAGTGCAGGTATACCACTTCCCGACTTCCGACATGAGAACGAGCACGAAGGAACTGCCGTCGGCGCGCGCAGCCTTCCGGATGCAGGCTCCCGCCGAGCTGATCTTTGACAGTTACGGGTCAGCACTGACAAGTATCGCCCGCGCTGAGCGACTCGTGCGTGAGGCGGAAACCCTGCTGAAAGCGGGCAAGACCGCCGAAGCGGCTGAACGTCTTGCCATCGCGTGGCGGCTGGACGACGAGAACCCGCACATCTATCGCCTGCGGGCACAAATGGCGAAGATTGCAGGTAGAGCCGACATCGAACTCAAAGCGTGGAAGCGGCTGGTCGAAATCTCCCGCGCCGACCTGCCCTTGCGCCGACAGGCTAAGCAGCGCATCGCGGAACTGTATCGCCAGCTGGACGACAACCGCCCTGAGTTTGAGTTTCGCCTGCCACCCCCGGCTCCACCCAACGCCGACATCGCCTCGCTGACACAGGGCATCGTGCGTCTGCACCTGAAGCCATCCGCGCCTGAAGACGATGTTCAAACGGGTGAGTTGCACTTTACCGTGCCGCGCGAACGCGATGCATGGTGGCTGCAGGGGCGCGTCGACACGCGAGGGCTGGCGGTTTCGGTGCAGTTGCAACAGCACGTTCGAGGGGAGTGGCAGACCGTCTGGTGCACGCCCGATGGCGAGCCACAGGGGTTCCCGCTGGTGGAGTACCAGACGGCGGCGGGGCGGTACCGCCTGCTAGTTCAGCACGACTCGACTCGCGACGGCGTCGAGGGCGCATTCCACCTTGCGCTGAGCTTGCGTCACCTGCCCCAGAAGCCAGACGCGCCGAGCCAGAAGTGGACATACCGTCTGCGCACCGACGGTTCCGCCGAGGTAGAGGTGGTCGCGTCTGGCGCTGTTGCGCTGCCAGTGCCCCTGACGGCGGACGAGTTAGTCGTTGAAGGAGCAAAATACTCGCTACTGCCTCCGGTGTATGAGTACCTCTCGCGACTGGAGTTGCGTCACGCGCAGGTGTTATTGCTGCATCCAACCGCCGACCAGGCAACGGTGCGCTTCCGCTGGCTGGACGCCGCTTACAACGTGCCGATGACCCGCTACGGTGGCGAACGCAAAGACCATTTTTATTTCCGCTCGCTGGCAGGGCTGGGCAAGGCGACGGGAGAGATAGATTTGGCCGTGCAGCTGCCGCAGGGCACAGCCGACCTCCAGCAGGTCATGCCCGAACCGCAGTCGCGGGATGTGTCCACTTTGAACTTCCGTGTGCCTTCCGACAGGGTGGTCATCGTTACTGCCAAACACCCGCAGCTGGACACGCGCTGGCTTACAGCCTCCTACCGACGCATGACCGTTCATATCCCTGACACGCCATTCTACCGCCGCTGGCTTCCGGAGTACCTCGCGCTGTTAATGCGTATCTACGACCGCGAGCGGCAGGTGGTCGGTGGCTATGAGCCAGAGGATGCGCTGTTCGTCTCGCTTACCGCGCCGGCGCAGCTGTCGGGTTATGGTGGAGCCACTTGGGGTGGCCCTCAATCCGAGACGTGGATTGCCTGCACGGGACGTGTGGGACCCTATAACCTGCGCTACGAAGCGGGAGGAGATGGCGTGGAAGCGCACGAGCTGAAATGGGTCTTCCTGAGCGGTGTCGGAGAGAATCTCCCCTACTGGCTACTCATGGGCGCGATTATCTGGATAGAAGAGCAGGGCAAGGTGGCGGGCGATACGGCGTATCCGGATATATGGTATCGCCGCTCGCTGCGTCCCGGGGCGCAGCAGTTCCGCAAGCGATATTCCGGACAGACAAATCCCATCTGGCTGCCGGAGAAGGAGTTTCGAGAGCGTTCTGCTGAGGAACGCATGTTGGGCGAAGCAATGATGCACAACGTACTGCATACCATCGCGCAACGCTACGGCGTGGGCGTGTGGGCAGAGCTGTTCCGCCAGAACCGCGCGGGAAAGCTCAACTTGAAAGACCTCCCCGAAAACGAAAAACACAGGCGTGTTGTGGACGCGCTCGTCCAGATTACCGGAGACCAGCAGATACGCGAAATGTTCCGTTCACTTGGTCTGAAGTAACGGGCGATGCTACCTATCCCACACGGCTTGCTGGCGTTCCTGCGCCTCCTTCGCCAGCAGCAGCGCGCTTTCGTACCGTCGGCGGTCAACCTTCCCCTGCTCTACCGCCTCTTTCACCGCGCAATCAGGCTCGGTGTCGTGCTGGCAGTCGGGGAAGTAACACTCGCCCAGATAAGGGCGTATCTCTGCGAAGGCTTGCCAGATGGTTTCGGCGTCCACTGCCCACAGCTCAAAGTTACGCATACCCGGCGTGTCTGCAATCCAGCTGTCCTCTCCCAGCCGGATAAGCTGCGCCAGGGTGGTGGTATGTCTGCCTTTGTGCGTGGTCTCGCCAACCTGCCCTACCTTCAGCCCCAGTCCGGGCTGCAGGGCGTTCAGGATGCTGCTCTTCCCCACCCCCGACGGTCCGCACACCGCAGCGATTTGTCCTCGCAGCCGTTCGCGCAGGTCGGCGATGCCGTCGCCCCGTGTCGCGCTCAGCCGCCACACTTCATAACCGCAGCGGGCATATACCTGCAGATGGTGTTCCGTCTGAGCCTCGATGGGCAGGTCGCACTTGTTCGCCACGATAACGGGATTCAATCCGTTCGCGTATGCAGCTACCAGAAACCTGTCCAGCTGCCAGGGGTCCAGGCGCGGCTCCAGTACCGAGAAGACAACCAGCAGCAGGTCGATGTTCGCCACGATAACCTGCACCTCTTTGGTGCGAGGGATGAAACGCACTACTGCCGAACGACGGGGTTCCACCTCGGTAATGACGCCCTGATGCGAGGTGGTGTAGTGGAACCACACCGTGTCCCCTACGGCGACGGGGTTGGTCAGTCGTTTGCGCTTTGCCAGAATCACGCGCGGGGCGCGGCTGGCGCTTTCGGTCATCACCAGCTCCTTTTTCAGGTTGCCCCGCAGGGTGCAGAGTACCTCATGCCCCTCATGAAAGACGGTATAGTTGCCCGCGCTGGCGCGGATGACGACACCCTTTAGCCTATGCGTTGTCGTTGTCATCGGTACGCCCTTCGCGATACCGTCGCACCGCCTCCGTGTAGACCTCTTTCAGCGTCACACCACACTCTGCGGCGCGCGCTGCACAGTCCGCATGCTCCGGCGAGGAGGTCACTTCCCTGCCGTTCCAGATGCCGATTTTCATCCGCACCTCTCCGTAACGGGTTTGCACCGTTTCCCACCGCCGTTCCAGACACAACCTCTGCCATCGGCTAAAGCGCGCCCCAAAAGTAGTGGTCTCACGGAAAAGAGTCTCCAGCAGGGCTATCTCCCTGCCGGGCTCACATAACACGCTCAGCTGCGTGGCGGGACGTCCATGCTTCATCACTATGGGAAGGTAATATACATCCATCGCTCCCGCTGCGAACAGCTTCTGCTGCACTGCGGGATACCACTCCGGATTCATATCGTCTATGTTGACCTCAATCAGCACCGTATCCTGTAGAGGCAGCTCTGGTACCGCCTCTCCCACGACCACCCTCAGCAGGTTCGGCCGCGACTCGAATCGCTTCTTGCCCGCGCCGTAACCCACTTGCTCTACCCTCATGCGAGGAAACCCACCGAATCTTCGCGCCAGAGTCACCATCAGGGCGGCTCCCGTTGGGGTTACCGTCTCACCCTGCACAGCGTCATCGGGGACCACTTCTACTCCTTGGGTCAGTTCCATCACCGCGGGCGGAGGTACCGGTATCACCCCGTGTGCCGCCTGAACAAACCCGCGCGACATCGGCAGAGGCGAACATTCCACCGCATCCACGCCGAGCACATCCAGCAACACACACACGCCCAGAATGTCGGCAATGGCATCTATTGCCCCGACTTCGTGGAAATGCACGCGCTCCAGCGTCGTACCGTGCACGCGTGCTTCCGCCTCCGCCAGCCGACGAAACACTGCGCCTGCCCACTGTTTTGCACGCACCGATGCTGTGCTTTGCTCGATAACCTCCAGCACGTCGGATAGATGGCGATGAGGTTGCGCCCCATCGCAGAGGATGGAAACGTCCGTCGCTTCTATTCCGTTAACGGTTGTTTTTTCGATACGGTAACTCCAGCCCTTCAGGGGCACACTATTCCACACCTCCTGCAACCTGTCCTCTGGCGCGCCTGCGTCGAGCAGTGCCCCCAGCGCCATATCGCCCGAGATACCGGAAAAGCAGTCGAAATAAGCGATTTTCATCCCCTCACCCGCGAATCTTGCCGTTGTCCGCGTGCTTGTTGTATGATACACTTAGCGACAGGAGGCAGTTTTCCCTTTTCGGAAGGAGGTCACCCATGAAAGGCTTGCAGTGGACGCAGATGGTTATCGTCGTCATAACGCTTCTCTGCACGACAGCGTCATCCGGACAGGAGGCCACAAAACAGTCATCGGATACCAAAGCGCCACAATCCTTTACCCGTACGGCATCCGCGGACCCCGCGCTCCCGCCTGTATCGATGCTCCTGAGGCTGCTGTCGCTGACCCCCGAGCAGGAGCAGAAACTTCGACAGGTCTATGCAGAGCATAACGCGAGCTATGCAGAAGTGCTTCAACAGAAAATCTCTGCGAAAGAGCGCCAGGAGAAGCTGCGTGACCTGCGCAGAAACCTTCAGAAGAAGCTGGAATCTGTGCTGACGCCTCAGCAGTTACAGAAGTTGCGCCAGATAGACCCCGAGTCGATGCTGGTGGACAGGCTCACTGTCGCTTTGAAACTCACCGAGGAGCAGAGCGACCAGCTGCTGCAAGTGATGCGTGAGCAGAGCGCGGGCATCCGTGCCATTGAAAAGCAGGCGCGGGAGGAAGGCTGGAGCGAACAACAGAAAAGGCAAAAGCTCGCGGAGTTGCGCAAACAAATAGACGAGAAGGTGAATAAAATCCTGACGGCGGAGCAACAGCAGAAGCTCCGGCAAATCCTGCAGGGCGAGGCGGGAAAACCGGTAACGCCCTCCAATGAGGAGCAGAAGCCATCACCATAGACCCGGCGCCATTTGACGAAATCACGTAAACAACTTATAATGATGTCCAGTAACTACAAGGAGGATTGTCAGTGGGTATGACGACTCATTTCACATTGACCCAGGCGGATATTCCGACGCACTGGTATAACATTCTCACCGACCTGCCGGAGCCTCTGCCACCACCTCTGCATCCGGCTACTCACCAACTCATCAAACCGGATGACATGTTCCCCATCTTCCCGGAGAATCTGGTGATGCAAGAGTTCAGTCCGGAGCGCTGGGTGGAGATTCCGGAGCCGGTTCGGGAAGTATATGCGCTGTGGCGACCTACCCCCCTGCTGCGTGCTGTCCGGCTGGAAAAGGCTCTGCAAACTCCTGCACATATCTACTACAAGTATGAAGGCGTCAGCCCGGCCGGCAGCCACAAGCCCAATACCGCCGTTGCTCAGGCGTATTACAACAAGGTAGCGGGAATGGAACGCCTGGCAACCGAAACGGGTGCGGGACAGTGGGGGTCTGCGCTGGCTTTCGCTTGCCGTCTGTTTGGTCTGCAATGCACCGTGTACATGGTAAAGGTCAGTTACTACCAGAAGCCTTACCGCAAGATGATGATGGAAACATGGGGCGCGACCGTTTACCCCAGCCCCAGTGACCAAACCGAGTTCGGGCGCAAGCTGCTCAAAGAGGATCTCGATTGCCCCGGTAGTCTGGGAATCGCGATCAGCGAGGCAATAGAGGACACGGTGCGGTCGAAGAACACACGGTACTCACTGGGGAGCGTGTTGAACCACGTCTGCCTGCATCAAACGGTGATAGGGCTGGAAGCCCTGAAGCAGATGGAGATGGCAGGTGAGGAGCCGGATGTGATTATCGGTTGCGTCGGCGGCGGCAGCAACTTCGCCGGTCTGGCGTTTCCGTTCGTGCGCCAGAAAATCACGGAAGGCAAACAGTACCGCGTGGTGGCGGTGGAACCAAGCGCGTGCCCCTCGATGACGAAGGGCGAACTGCGCTACGATTTCGGGGACACGGCAATGACCACTCCCCTGCTGTGGATGTACACACTGGGACATGACTTCATGCCGCCCAAGATCCACGCCGGAGGCTTGCGCTATCACGGCATGGCGCCGCTGGTGAGCCATCTGTACAATCTGGGGCTGATCGAGGCGGTTGCCTATCCCCAGACGAAGGTGTTCGAGGCAGCGGTAACCTTTGCCCGCACGGAGGGCATCATTCCCGCACCGGAATCGGCACACGCCGTACGCGCAGCGTTCGATGAAGCCATCCAGGCGCGTGAAGCGGGCGAAAAGAAGGTCATCCTGTTCAACCTTTCCGGTCACGGGATGCTGGACCTTACTGCCTACGAAGCATACCTGTCCGGCTCGTTGCAGGACGTATAGCGTGCGTGATTCTGGAGGGCAAGGCTCTGTCCATTTAGCATACAAGCGTTCTGGTGCATCGCGGACGCTGGTTACGACAGAGCATGTCCCTCCGACTCTGTACATCTCTCAGGAGGCACTGGAATGACGGAAATGCAAATGGTGTTGATTGTGTGTGACGCGGGTGTGACGCATCGGGTAAAGGAAATCATTGACGAAGCAGGCGCGCCGGGTTATACGGTACTGCAAGATGCCACAGGAAAAGGTGAAAGCGGTCCGCGCGAGAACACTCCCATCTGGCCCGGTTTAAACAGCGTGGTTTTGTGTGCCGTTCCTTCGCATTGCGTACCGAGGATCCGCGAAGGGCTGGATGTTCTGCGCAAACAGCGCAGCGCACGCCATTTACCCCTCAAAATGTTTGTGTGGAACCTCGACGAGATAGGCTGAGTGCACAGCGGGCGAGGCTCCTGCCGAGTCGGTAGCCAGCGCCACTTCTGTATGCACGGCACGGACGCGTTATCCACTACAGGTTTTGCACAATATCGTATCTCGCCTGAAGTTCACGTCATCCCGCTCAGGAAAGTCCATCAGGGTATGTAAGCCGCGGCTCTCATGCCTGCGCAGTGCACATTGCACAATCAGGTTGCCCACCATAGCGAGGTTCCAATCCTCCCATGCTTCCACCCGTTGAGGAGCCTTTTGCATCGCAGCCTGAGCCTGCTGCTCGATGCGTAGCAACATCCGCGCCGCCTCTTCCAGAGATGCCAATCTGCGCACGATGCCTACCTTCTCGTGCATGACCAGATGTAACCGGTGGCGGATAGCTTCTTGTTCCACCTCGTCCGGAACACCGCTTGCCAGAGAGAGGGCTTCCAGTGTGGGCACATGGTCGGCTTGGGGCAGGCTCCAACCCACCTCCAGTGCATGGAGTGCGGCGCGATCGGCGAACACCAGAGCCTCCAGCAGGCTGTTGCTGGCAAGGCGGTTTGCACCGTGTACGCCCGTACAGGCGACTTCGCCTGCTGCATAAAGGCGGGGGATTGAAGTCCTGCCGTGCAGGTCGGTTTGCACGCCGCCGCACATGTAATGTGCCGCAGGCACAACGGGTATCCACTCCCTTGCCATATCGATGCCCACGCTCTGCAGCCTGCTGTAGATCACAGGAAACCGCTGGCGCAGAAACTCCTCCGGGCGGTGAGTGATGTCCAGATACACGCATGGGATGCCAAGCCGCTTCATCTCGGCATCGATGGCACGCGCCACCACGTCGCGCGGCGCAAGGTCTTTCATCGGATGATACTTCTCCATGAAGGGCGTGCCATCGGGCAAACGCAACACCGCTCCCTCGCCGCGCACGGCTTCGGAGATAAGGAAGCTGCGCGCACCAGAGTGGTACAGGGTGGTGGGATGAAACTGCATGAACTCCATGTTAGCGATGCACGCGCCTGCTCGCCATGCCATGCCAATGCCGTCGCCGGTCGCAATGGGCGGGTTCGTGGTATGCGGATACACCTGTCCACAGCCGCCTGTTGCCAGCAGCACCGCCCGCGCGAAAAACGCCTCTGGTTCGTCGGAATGGGTATTCAGCACCCACACCCCGACGCACTCTCCGTCACGGACGATGAGGTCTAAGGCGAAGAAGTGTTCGTAGATGGCGATGCGCGGATGGTGGCGAGTGGCTTCCAGCAGGGTGCGCTCGACCTCCCAGCCCGTCTGGTCGGCATAGTGCACGATGCGATTGCGCGAGTGTCCTCCCTCGCGTCCCAGAGCCAGCACGGGGTTGCCGTGCGCGTCTCGCTCCATGTCGAAACGCGCGCCCAATTCTATCAGGCGACGGATTTGGGCAGGACCTTCCTGCACCAGCACGCGCACCGCATCCTCATGGCACAGCCCCGCCCCCGCGTTCAACGTGTCCTGAGCGTGCAGTTCAAACGTATCTTCCGGCGACAGCACCCCCGCGATGCCACCCTGCGCATAGTTGGTGTTGGACTCGCTGCGCTCCTTCTTAGTGATGACCAGCACTTCCGCCTGCTCCGCCACACGCAGGGCGAAGGTTAGACCTGCGATTCCGCTGCCAATCACGATAAAATCGGTAGTGTGAGCTACCATGTCAACCTTTTCAACCCCCGGCAGATAGTATCAGCATTTTACCCCTGGTCTTGCCGTCAAAAATACCGCGGATGGTCCACATCACTCGCACCACCTCTCTTTGATTGTACTATACCTGTTGCCAATTCGATTTGGTATTCGTATAATAACGTCAAAGACGGTGCAAGGAGTTTCGGAGAATATGTATGTGACGATAGAGGTCCTCTGTATTCTTTTGCTGGCGCTGCTGGCGGTAGAGGCAACAG
The Bacillota bacterium genome window above contains:
- the rsgA gene encoding ribosome small subunit-dependent GTPase A, with the translated sequence MTTTTHRLKGVVIRASAGNYTVFHEGHEVLCTLRGNLKKELVMTESASRAPRVILAKRKRLTNPVAVGDTVWFHYTTSHQGVITEVEPRRSAVVRFIPRTKEVQVIVANIDLLLVVFSVLEPRLDPWQLDRFLVAAYANGLNPVIVANKCDLPIEAQTEHHLQVYARCGYEVWRLSATRGDGIADLRERLRGQIAAVCGPSGVGKSSILNALQPGLGLKVGQVGETTHKGRHTTTLAQLIRLGEDSWIADTPGMRNFELWAVDAETIWQAFAEIRPYLGECYFPDCQHDTEPDCAVKEAVEQGKVDRRRYESALLLAKEAQERQQAVWDR
- the larC gene encoding nickel pincer cofactor biosynthesis protein LarC, which produces MKIAYFDCFSGISGDMALGALLDAGAPEDRLQEVWNSVPLKGWSYRIEKTTVNGIEATDVSILCDGAQPHRHLSDVLEVIEQSTASVRAKQWAGAVFRRLAEAEARVHGTTLERVHFHEVGAIDAIADILGVCVLLDVLGVDAVECSPLPMSRGFVQAAHGVIPVPPPAVMELTQGVEVVPDDAVQGETVTPTGAALMVTLARRFGGFPRMRVEQVGYGAGKKRFESRPNLLRVVVGEAVPELPLQDTVLIEVNIDDMNPEWYPAVQQKLFAAGAMDVYYLPIVMKHGRPATQLSVLCEPGREIALLETLFRETTTFGARFSRWQRLCLERRWETVQTRYGEVRMKIGIWNGREVTSSPEHADCAARAAECGVTLKEVYTEAVRRYREGRTDDNDNA
- a CDS encoding TrpB-like pyridoxal phosphate-dependent enzyme, yielding MTTHFTLTQADIPTHWYNILTDLPEPLPPPLHPATHQLIKPDDMFPIFPENLVMQEFSPERWVEIPEPVREVYALWRPTPLLRAVRLEKALQTPAHIYYKYEGVSPAGSHKPNTAVAQAYYNKVAGMERLATETGAGQWGSALAFACRLFGLQCTVYMVKVSYYQKPYRKMMMETWGATVYPSPSDQTEFGRKLLKEDLDCPGSLGIAISEAIEDTVRSKNTRYSLGSVLNHVCLHQTVIGLEALKQMEMAGEEPDVIIGCVGGGSNFAGLAFPFVRQKITEGKQYRVVAVEPSACPSMTKGELRYDFGDTAMTTPLLWMYTLGHDFMPPKIHAGGLRYHGMAPLVSHLYNLGLIEAVAYPQTKVFEAAVTFARTEGIIPAPESAHAVRAAFDEAIQAREAGEKKVILFNLSGHGMLDLTAYEAYLSGSLQDV
- the nadB gene encoding L-aspartate oxidase → MVAHTTDFIVIGSGIAGLTFALRVAEQAEVLVITKKERSESNTNYAQGGIAGVLSPEDTFELHAQDTLNAGAGLCHEDAVRVLVQEGPAQIRRLIELGARFDMERDAHGNPVLALGREGGHSRNRIVHYADQTGWEVERTLLEATRHHPRIAIYEHFFALDLIVRDGECVGVWVLNTHSDEPEAFFARAVLLATGGCGQVYPHTTNPPIATGDGIGMAWRAGACIANMEFMQFHPTTLYHSGARSFLISEAVRGEGAVLRLPDGTPFMEKYHPMKDLAPRDVVARAIDAEMKRLGIPCVYLDITHRPEEFLRQRFPVIYSRLQSVGIDMAREWIPVVPAAHYMCGGVQTDLHGRTSIPRLYAAGEVACTGVHGANRLASNSLLEALVFADRAALHALEVGWSLPQADHVPTLEALSLASGVPDEVEQEAIRHRLHLVMHEKVGIVRRLASLEEAARMLLRIEQQAQAAMQKAPQRVEAWEDWNLAMVGNLIVQCALRRHESRGLHTLMDFPERDDVNFRRDTILCKTCSG